A region of the Terriglobia bacterium genome:
TTATTTTGTGCCTTTTGTGGCTGATCTTCCTGCGGCCCTCAGGCAATAATCTCCGCAACCGTACCGGCGCCGACCGTACGTCCGCCTTCACGAATGGCGAACCGCAGCCCCTTTTCCAACGCCACCGGCGTGATCAATTCGATCGCCAGGCTCACATTGTCCCCCGGCATCACCATCTCCA
Encoded here:
- the tuf gene encoding elongation factor Tu (EF-Tu; promotes GTP-dependent binding of aminoacyl-tRNA to the A-site of ribosomes during protein biosynthesis; when the tRNA anticodon matches the mRNA codon, GTP hydrolysis results; the inactive EF-Tu-GDP leaves the ribosome and release of GDP is promoted by elongation factor Ts; many prokaryotes have two copies of the gene encoding EF-Tu); this translates as EMVMPGDNVSLAIELITPVALEKGLRFAIREGGRTVGAGTVAEIIA